One Eptesicus fuscus isolate TK198812 chromosome 13, DD_ASM_mEF_20220401, whole genome shotgun sequence genomic window, AGGCCCCAAGTCCCTGGTGGCCCTGTGGCCTGGAGAAGAGCCCTGATCATGACACTCATCTTCTGGCCCCAGCGCCACCATTCCTGAGCCTCACTCAGTTCCTCAAGTGTGCCATGGGGAAGATcatccctgtccctgcccacTACAAGGGTGACTGTGCAGCTTGAACCAGCTGAGGCAGTGACGGTTCTGGAAACGGGAATGTGCCAGGCATGGGGACAGTCATAGATCGGATGGTGTGGAAGCAGGAAGGGACCTCAAAGAGCCTGAGTCCAAACCTCATATATAAGGCCAAGGGACAGCCCGAGAGGGCAGACCGAAGACTTTCCTTGTCAAGCTGAAGCCTCTACACAGCCCAACACCTGGGTACCCAGGTCAGGCCCCTTTTGTCACGAAATCGTTGTGCCCGGGGCCTCTGGCTCTCacttcctttcctcccccttcctggcATCATAACCCTGTGTACCTGAGCagctgggccagccagcccagggcaggccGGCGACGGTACTTGTCATCATCGCAATCCCTGTGGAGGCCTGGTGCCCGATCATCATCCCGTGTGTCATACACCTTTCTTGGGGCCGAGGCTGCAGGGGCAGAGGCACGAGCATTCACAGGCTCAGGGAAACTGCCCCacagcagggggagaggggagagtagGAGATCTTGGCCCTTCGAAGCCTGACATTATGTCTCAGAATTGTGGGTAGGTAACGTCTGTGCTTGGAGTGAGGAAGGGTCCCTCCGGTGGGTCTCTGGGGCCctgagctccctccaccccactccactcccctggcccaggcaATCCCCTGGCTCACCGTGAGTCAAGGGCTCAGAACTGCCCATGTGGATCACTGTGTGCTGCTCAGGTCGGTTGGGAGTCGCGGGGGGCCGGGGGACTTGGCTGTAGAAGGCTGGGGCAGTAGAAGTGCTGGCTATCTCTTCTTGTGCAGGGGTACTGGCTGTGGCAGGAAGACAGCTGTCAGCAGAGCAGGGAGTCCAGGGCCCCAACAGTAGGTGGAGACCACCACTCACCATTAAAGCTGGACCAGTCAGAGAAGTCCGAAGTGTTGAGGGGCTCGGGCTCTGGGCTCACCACCTCATCGATCTGGAGGAAGGAACCTGTCTCACCAGCTGCTCAGTGCTGTCCCCACTCACTTATTTGGCCCaagacagatggacagacagacagagggactCTCACCAGAGGAAGGCCCAGTCCTGCCCGGGCCCAGTTGACCGTGGTCAGCTTCTCTCTCAGCACAGAGGCCACAGGACCCACCAGGTTGCTTGGGGGGAAGATGGGGCCACTGCAGCTGGGACACTGGTAGCCAGCAGGTGCTGTATTTCGGGGTAGCTGGGCAGCACGTTCATTGAGGCAGGCCCAATGGAAGAGATCTTAAGGCCCAGGAAACAGCAGAGAAGAGGCATGAGGAAGAAGGCACTTAGGCCTCTCGCCCAGCaacagcccccagccccttgcaGGGATCTACACTCATACACGTGTAGCCCAGAGCCGCCTCCTTCCCATCCTCACCCTAGGTCCATTTCATCAGTGTTCTCTAAGCCTTCAGCCTTATTGGCTACCACCATCTCACTAAGTCAAAACAGATGCTACAAAGCTCCCCAgcccactggggggtgggggtgggtgggaagaattTGCCAATCAAGAACAGTTTCAGAAAAGCTTCctagacacacacagaggcacacgtGTGCTTGTACACACCTATGGGCACAAATATACATAGGCTTACATATGCATAAACACAAATGCCaactcacacatacacatctaTACATGCACTTGTTGGCTAACACTTGAGCACCCTCACCCACACATTCTCCTGCAACCCCACAACACATTTGTAGTCATGTTCACACACATTTACCCAC contains:
- the ZFPL1 gene encoding zinc finger protein-like 1; translated protein: MGLCKCPKRKVTNLFCFEHRVNVCEHCLVANHAKCIVQSYLQWLQDSDYSSNCRLCNTPLASRETTRLVCYDLFHWACLNERAAQLPRNTAPAGYQCPSCSGPIFPPSNLVGPVASVLREKLTTVNWARAGLGLPLIDEVVSPEPEPLNTSDFSDWSSFNASTPAQEEIASTSTAPAFYSQVPRPPATPNRPEQHTVIHMGSSEPLTHASAPRKVYDTRDDDRAPGLHRDCDDDKYRRRPALGWLAQLLRSRDGSRKRPLTLLQRAGLLLLLGLLGFLALLALMSRLGRAAADNDPNLDPLMNPHIRVGPS